In Cytobacillus oceanisediminis, the following proteins share a genomic window:
- a CDS encoding sigma 54-interacting transcriptional regulator, translating into MPKSMSLHNDELFQVKNWMTPSPFCIQPGQTLAEAAKMMVDLHLESLPVLDEKNRLIGMITSRKLLNYFAKGNSGDALIGSIPKSNLAAVRPDDSILDILSLPYNQLPVIGKDGKLLGILTARDILDGLSKYLHNLRQKHNADGALGAILESAYEGIAVVDENGILQEFNEAYSRFTGIKREDAIGRHVTEVIDNTHLHETVKTGNAERGVLQNIQGHDMVVHRIPLWKEGRIAGAIGMLIFEGVTEVYKIYEKLQENQNAKPDLFTKKKESDSRITIDQIIGTSEGITNVKRLARKAARTAATVLITGESGTGKEMFAKSIHHLSPFSTGPFISVNCGAIPEPLFESELFGYEEGAFTGAKKGGKPGKFELADNGTIFLDEIGEMPLVMQTKLLRVLQEKEAERVGGVKKYRINVRVIAATNRDLMQMIETGEFREDLYYRLNIIQLHIPPLRERKKDIPVLLIHYLREICERYQVPGKIFTSEAVNAFVQHPWRGNIREMVNTVEQLVTLADGKVIDYHHLPEVLKRPEPSAKEGKEPSLAAGSIEEAKFLGNQKESELILDALRKAGGNKSKAADLLGIHRTTLYQKLKKHGIT; encoded by the coding sequence ATGCCTAAATCTATGTCTTTACATAACGATGAACTATTTCAAGTGAAAAACTGGATGACACCCAGCCCTTTTTGTATTCAGCCGGGGCAAACACTGGCAGAAGCGGCAAAAATGATGGTGGATCTTCATCTGGAAAGCCTGCCAGTACTGGATGAGAAGAATAGGTTAATCGGTATGATTACATCAAGAAAGCTGCTTAACTACTTTGCCAAGGGCAATTCAGGGGACGCCTTAATTGGCAGTATTCCTAAATCGAACTTGGCTGCTGTCCGGCCAGATGATTCAATTCTTGATATTTTGTCCCTGCCATATAATCAGCTTCCTGTCATAGGTAAAGATGGCAAACTGCTAGGCATTCTGACAGCCAGGGATATCCTTGACGGGCTCTCCAAATACCTGCATAACCTGAGGCAGAAGCATAATGCAGATGGTGCCCTGGGCGCAATTTTGGAAAGTGCATATGAGGGGATAGCGGTTGTTGATGAAAACGGCATCCTGCAGGAATTCAATGAAGCGTACAGCCGTTTTACCGGAATTAAACGGGAGGATGCGATTGGCAGGCATGTGACAGAGGTAATTGATAACACCCATCTTCATGAGACGGTAAAGACCGGAAATGCCGAACGCGGGGTTCTTCAGAACATCCAGGGGCATGACATGGTAGTGCACCGGATTCCGCTCTGGAAGGAAGGCAGGATTGCCGGGGCCATTGGAATGCTGATTTTTGAGGGAGTAACCGAAGTATATAAAATCTATGAAAAGCTGCAGGAAAATCAAAATGCTAAGCCGGATCTTTTCACAAAGAAAAAGGAAAGTGATAGCCGGATTACAATTGATCAGATCATAGGGACAAGTGAGGGGATTACGAATGTAAAGCGGCTGGCACGGAAGGCGGCAAGGACAGCGGCTACTGTTCTGATCACGGGTGAAAGCGGGACGGGAAAAGAGATGTTCGCGAAAAGCATCCACCACCTCAGCCCCTTTTCGACCGGACCGTTCATCAGTGTGAACTGCGGGGCGATTCCCGAGCCTTTATTCGAATCCGAATTGTTTGGCTATGAAGAAGGTGCATTCACTGGCGCGAAAAAGGGCGGCAAGCCCGGAAAATTCGAACTGGCAGACAACGGTACTATTTTTCTTGATGAAATCGGGGAGATGCCGCTTGTCATGCAGACCAAGCTGCTGCGGGTTCTGCAGGAAAAAGAAGCCGAACGTGTCGGCGGTGTGAAGAAGTATCGGATCAATGTCAGAGTAATTGCAGCGACAAACCGTGATCTTATGCAAATGATTGAAACCGGGGAGTTCCGGGAGGATCTATACTACCGGCTGAATATTATACAGCTTCACATCCCGCCGCTGCGTGAACGGAAAAAGGATATCCCCGTCCTGCTGATCCATTATCTGAGAGAGATTTGTGAGAGGTATCAGGTACCAGGAAAAATCTTCACCTCTGAAGCGGTGAATGCATTTGTACAGCATCCATGGAGGGGGAATATTCGCGAGATGGTCAATACGGTAGAGCAGCTGGTAACGCTGGCGGATGGGAAGGTCATTGACTATCATCATTTGCCGGAGGTGCTGAAAAGGCCTGAACCTTCTGCTAAGGAAGGGAAAGAACCCTCATTAGCTGCCGGATCCATAGAAGAAGCCAAGTTTCTGGGAAACCAAAAAGAATCGGAATTGATTCTTGATGCCTTAAGAAAGGCGGGCGGGAATAAATCGAAGGCAGCTGATTTACTTGGGATTCATCGGACAACCCTCTACCAAAAGCTGAAAAAACATGGAATAACATGA
- a CDS encoding GntP family permease produces the protein MIGMLGLIASLILLMYLTMKGVNIIIAAIISAVVVALTGGLNLEAALTEHYMTGFTNYFYSWFLIFLLGAVFGKIMQVTKAADSIANWVKDTLGPSRAVFAVVAAAAIMTYGGVSLFVVGFAVYPIAVSLFKVANLPHRFIPAALVFGSISFTMTAPGSPEIQNLIPTEFFGTKPTAGGIIGVLMALIIMITGGILLSRMVKKAVQNGEVFSLPNQPAGAANESAAALEAELSMQRPDAAPSGKDFPHVLMAILPLASVIAILNTAANFTSSTAAALISLTSGIILACVLMIKYLVGFWEALAKGAQDALVAAANTCAVVGFGSVAAQVAAFDTFVDALVNIPGPPLMGLAIAVTLICGITGSASGGLGIALPILAPMYMAQGLDPGAMHRISALASGGLDSLPHNGYVVTTIRAICGETHKRAYWPIFILSVAMPTAVLFLAVILYSIF, from the coding sequence ATGATTGGAATGCTGGGGTTAATCGCTTCACTGATTCTATTAATGTATTTAACAATGAAAGGCGTAAATATAATTATTGCCGCCATCATCAGCGCAGTTGTGGTTGCTCTTACAGGAGGACTTAATCTTGAGGCTGCCCTGACAGAGCATTATATGACAGGCTTTACAAATTATTTTTACTCCTGGTTCCTAATCTTCCTGCTTGGGGCAGTTTTCGGGAAAATTATGCAGGTAACCAAGGCGGCTGACAGTATTGCGAATTGGGTTAAGGATACACTGGGCCCATCCAGAGCTGTATTTGCTGTCGTGGCCGCAGCAGCAATTATGACATATGGCGGCGTCAGCTTGTTTGTCGTAGGCTTCGCGGTGTACCCAATTGCTGTTTCCTTATTTAAAGTGGCCAATCTGCCGCATCGTTTTATCCCGGCCGCATTGGTGTTCGGTTCGATTTCGTTTACGATGACAGCACCGGGCTCGCCGGAAATCCAAAACCTGATTCCAACTGAGTTTTTCGGAACGAAGCCGACTGCGGGCGGAATCATTGGAGTGTTAATGGCATTAATCATAATGATAACAGGCGGTATTTTACTAAGCCGAATGGTGAAAAAAGCGGTTCAAAATGGAGAGGTATTTTCTTTGCCGAATCAGCCGGCCGGTGCTGCAAATGAGTCGGCGGCTGCTCTGGAAGCGGAGCTGTCCATGCAAAGGCCTGATGCTGCTCCTTCAGGGAAGGACTTCCCGCATGTATTGATGGCGATATTGCCGCTGGCTTCTGTTATTGCGATTTTGAACACAGCCGCCAACTTTACTTCGTCAACGGCTGCCGCTTTAATTTCCCTGACGAGCGGAATCATTTTGGCATGTGTATTGATGATTAAATACCTGGTTGGATTTTGGGAGGCTTTGGCAAAGGGTGCCCAAGATGCTTTAGTCGCCGCGGCTAATACGTGTGCGGTTGTGGGCTTTGGAAGTGTTGCCGCCCAGGTTGCTGCCTTTGATACATTCGTTGATGCTCTGGTCAATATTCCGGGACCTCCCTTAATGGGACTGGCGATAGCCGTTACGCTGATTTGCGGGATTACAGGTTCGGCTTCAGGCGGTTTGGGGATTGCCCTTCCGATTCTGGCGCCTATGTATATGGCCCAAGGCCTGGATCCTGGCGCGATGCACAGGATTTCAGCACTGGCTTCGGGCGGCCTGGATTCACTTCCGCATAATGGCTATGTCGTAACGACGATCCGGGCGATATGCGGGGAAACCCATAAACGCGCCTACTGGCCAATTTTCATCTTGAGTGTTGCGATGCCAACGGCTGTATTATTCCTGGCAGTGATCTTATATTCGATTTTTTAA
- a CDS encoding iron-containing alcohol dehydrogenase, with protein sequence MEKPAVFRVPEAIFYGRGSSEKVGAEAALRGKKALIISDKIMDQLGYVSECRTFLQEAGVKSEVYLGVASEPTDEYVAEALALFQEEQCDLVISVGGGSCIDTAKAIAVLATNGGYIGDYMGGKKLAQNAPVPHIAIPTTAGTGSEATDVTVITNSSNDVKMMIKQPAFMPSAAIVDPLLTISSPKNVTSATGVDALSHAIEAYLSKKAHPMTDTMAISAMKLIVGNILTAYNEGQNIDAREAMSLGSLQAGMAFSNASVCLVHGMSRPIGALFHVPHGISNAMLLPAVLEFSQEACVDRLADIGRIFQPDNESLTKEEAAEIAVQSVKNLCLKLNIPNLRGWGIDEEAFKAAVEKMATDAIDSGSPGNNPRVPTQSELEELYHVCYEYQFSSETEKV encoded by the coding sequence ATGGAGAAACCAGCAGTTTTCCGGGTGCCGGAAGCAATCTTTTATGGAAGGGGATCTTCCGAAAAAGTTGGGGCTGAAGCGGCGCTTAGAGGGAAAAAAGCATTAATAATCAGTGACAAAATAATGGATCAGCTTGGTTATGTAAGCGAATGCAGAACCTTTCTTCAGGAAGCCGGAGTAAAAAGCGAGGTATACCTTGGGGTAGCATCTGAACCAACTGATGAGTATGTGGCAGAAGCATTGGCGCTTTTTCAAGAAGAACAATGTGACCTCGTCATCTCAGTAGGGGGCGGCAGCTGTATTGATACGGCGAAAGCAATCGCCGTTCTGGCTACGAATGGCGGCTATATCGGCGATTATATGGGGGGAAAGAAACTGGCCCAGAATGCACCAGTACCTCACATTGCCATTCCGACGACAGCTGGGACAGGCTCTGAGGCAACAGATGTAACAGTCATCACGAACTCATCCAATGATGTAAAAATGATGATCAAGCAGCCTGCCTTCATGCCAAGTGCAGCGATTGTGGATCCTTTACTCACGATATCTTCACCGAAGAATGTTACATCCGCAACAGGGGTGGATGCACTAAGCCACGCCATTGAAGCGTATCTGTCCAAAAAAGCACATCCGATGACCGATACGATGGCCATATCGGCAATGAAATTGATTGTGGGAAACATTTTAACCGCTTACAATGAGGGGCAAAATATCGATGCCCGTGAGGCGATGAGCCTTGGTTCTCTCCAAGCTGGAATGGCGTTCTCAAACGCATCCGTATGCCTTGTACATGGAATGAGCCGTCCCATTGGAGCTTTATTCCATGTGCCGCATGGAATCTCGAATGCCATGCTTTTGCCGGCCGTATTGGAATTCAGCCAGGAAGCATGTGTGGATCGCTTAGCAGATATCGGGCGAATTTTTCAGCCTGATAATGAAAGCCTTACCAAAGAAGAAGCAGCTGAAATCGCTGTTCAATCCGTTAAGAATTTGTGCTTGAAATTAAATATTCCTAACTTAAGAGGATGGGGAATTGATGAAGAAGCTTTTAAGGCAGCTGTAGAAAAAATGGCAACAGATGCGATAGACAGCGGCAGCCCTGGCAACAATCCAAGAGTGCCGACTCAGAGCGAGCTGGAAGAGTTATACCATGTTTGCTATGAATATCAGTTTTCCTCTGAAACAGAGAAAGTGTAA